The proteins below come from a single Edaphobacter acidisoli genomic window:
- the cysS gene encoding cysteine--tRNA ligase, with amino-acid sequence MAQENSSIQLFNTLSGKIESLAPLPGPAMRIYCCGPTVYDYGHIGNFRTFLHVDVLRRVILQQGISVQHVMNVTDVDDKIIRNATAASLPISQYTAKYEKAFFEDLEALSIQRPEQIARATESIPDMVGLIEKLADKDIAYRAEDGSWYFRIARFPEYGKLSKKDFEGIEDGARVDVDEYDKDAARDFALWKAAKPGEQSWDTALGAGRPGWHIECSAMATKFLGVNIDLHAGGEDLMFPHHENEIAQSESANGHTFVRHWMHVRFLLVEGKKMSKSEGNFYTLRDLLLKGHRASAIRFLLISVPYRHQMNFTFESLEESKNAIDRLRTFHRRLVEGKWSDEPADSELATLIAESERKYRAALANDLNTAEARAAVFDMVRAVNIAADAGKLTKRDTESALQVLTLFDGVFAVLTDNDAAITRAALAWAETEGRLGEASPELVATLSLSDADIEALVAERTQAKKARNFARADAIRNDLLSKGILIEDSKDGVRWKRK; translated from the coding sequence GTGGCACAAGAGAACTCCAGCATCCAGCTCTTCAATACGCTCTCCGGCAAAATCGAATCGCTCGCGCCCCTTCCCGGCCCGGCAATGCGCATCTACTGCTGCGGCCCGACAGTCTACGACTACGGCCACATCGGCAACTTCCGCACGTTCCTGCACGTCGATGTGCTGCGCCGCGTCATTCTGCAGCAGGGTATTTCGGTGCAGCATGTCATGAACGTGACCGATGTGGACGACAAGATCATCCGCAACGCTACCGCTGCTTCGCTGCCCATCTCGCAGTACACGGCCAAGTACGAGAAGGCATTTTTTGAAGACCTCGAAGCACTCTCCATTCAGCGCCCGGAACAGATTGCCCGCGCCACCGAGTCCATCCCCGATATGGTTGGGTTGATCGAAAAGCTCGCGGACAAAGACATCGCCTACCGCGCCGAAGACGGCTCCTGGTACTTCCGCATCGCGCGCTTTCCTGAGTACGGCAAGCTGTCGAAGAAAGACTTCGAGGGGATCGAAGACGGCGCACGCGTCGATGTGGACGAGTACGACAAAGATGCTGCGCGCGATTTCGCCCTCTGGAAGGCCGCCAAGCCCGGCGAGCAGTCCTGGGACACAGCGCTCGGCGCAGGGCGCCCGGGCTGGCATATCGAGTGCTCGGCGATGGCGACGAAGTTCCTTGGCGTGAACATCGACCTCCATGCCGGCGGCGAAGACCTCATGTTCCCGCACCACGAGAACGAGATCGCCCAATCCGAGTCGGCCAACGGGCATACCTTCGTTCGCCACTGGATGCACGTCCGCTTCCTGCTGGTCGAAGGCAAGAAGATGTCGAAGTCCGAGGGCAACTTCTACACGCTCCGCGACCTGTTGCTCAAGGGCCATCGTGCGTCGGCTATCCGCTTCCTGCTCATCTCCGTGCCCTACCGGCACCAGATGAACTTCACCTTCGAGAGCCTGGAAGAGAGCAAGAACGCCATCGACCGCCTCCGCACGTTCCACCGCAGGCTCGTCGAAGGTAAATGGTCTGACGAACCCGCAGACTCCGAGTTGGCAACGCTGATAGCTGAGTCCGAGCGCAAGTATCGAGCCGCACTCGCCAACGACCTGAACACCGCCGAGGCACGCGCAGCAGTCTTCGATATGGTTCGCGCCGTCAACATCGCCGCCGACGCGGGCAAACTCACGAAGCGTGACACAGAATCAGCCCTACAAGTGCTCACACTCTTCGACGGCGTCTTCGCGGTCCTCACTGACAATGATGCTGCCATCACGCGCGCGGCTCTCGCGTGGGCCGAGACTGAAGGCCGCCTCGGCGAAGCATCACCCGAACTGGTTGCGACGCTCTCGCTCTCCGACGCCGACATCGAGGCGCTGGTCGCCGAGCGCACCCAAGCGAAGAAGGCACGCAATTTTGCTCGTGCCGACGCCATCCGCAACGATCTGCTCAGCAAAGGCATCCTCATCGAGGACTCCAAAGACGGCGTGCGCTGGAAGCGGAAGTAA
- the pelA gene encoding pectate lyase — translation MRIPSFLLCLLVVAPLNAAVIGASKPAESITAARIAILPKGQRAAWMAYLRRSEEQMRKDKAALAAERKPGVPIPPVPKEAFSGRSMPLHRDAAWYGSVEARHIADVIVSFQTPAGGWSKNLDMSGPLRQPGQSYTTDNISRFLGPDDFDTPKDPNWNYVGTLDNDATNTELHFLALVSGQTPGHEGDKYRASFLRGIHYLLSAQFPNGGWPQVWPLEGGYHDAITYNDNAVTESAETLTDVAGGQGDYAFVPAKLRHEAAAAADHALQCILATQIVVNGKKTVWAQQHDALTLQPVSGRNFEPAALSSGESSDVLIYLMSLPHPSAAVVSAINAGVAWLKQAAVDGEEWTGGRRTPGGRHLVAQAGAGPIWARYYSLTTGKSIFGDRDKTIHDNVNELSLERRNGYSWFSAGPEQAIETYTAWRKSHS, via the coding sequence ATGCGGATTCCTTCATTTCTTCTCTGCCTCCTCGTGGTGGCCCCGCTCAACGCGGCGGTCATCGGCGCCAGCAAGCCTGCTGAATCCATTACGGCTGCACGCATCGCCATCTTGCCCAAAGGCCAGCGCGCCGCGTGGATGGCGTATCTCAGGCGCTCTGAAGAGCAGATGCGCAAGGACAAGGCCGCGCTGGCCGCTGAGCGCAAGCCCGGTGTCCCGATCCCTCCAGTGCCGAAGGAAGCATTCAGCGGACGCTCGATGCCGCTCCACCGCGATGCAGCGTGGTACGGTAGCGTGGAAGCTCGCCACATCGCCGACGTGATCGTCAGCTTCCAGACTCCGGCCGGCGGCTGGAGCAAGAACCTCGACATGAGCGGACCACTTCGTCAGCCGGGGCAGAGCTACACGACTGACAATATCTCCCGCTTCCTCGGCCCGGACGATTTCGACACCCCCAAAGATCCAAATTGGAACTACGTCGGCACTCTCGACAACGACGCCACAAACACCGAGCTGCACTTCCTCGCGCTCGTCTCCGGCCAGACGCCGGGACACGAAGGCGATAAGTATCGCGCCAGCTTTCTACGTGGCATTCACTATCTGCTGTCCGCGCAGTTTCCCAATGGAGGCTGGCCGCAGGTCTGGCCGCTCGAAGGCGGCTATCACGACGCCATCACCTACAACGACAATGCGGTTACTGAATCAGCCGAGACCTTGACCGATGTGGCTGGAGGGCAAGGCGATTACGCATTTGTTCCGGCAAAGTTGCGCCATGAGGCGGCTGCCGCAGCGGACCATGCTCTCCAGTGCATTCTGGCGACGCAGATTGTGGTTAACGGAAAGAAGACAGTCTGGGCGCAACAACACGACGCGCTCACGCTGCAGCCAGTTTCGGGCAGGAACTTCGAGCCCGCGGCTCTGTCCTCTGGCGAAAGCTCCGATGTGCTGATTTACCTGATGTCACTGCCGCACCCTTCGGCTGCTGTTGTGAGTGCGATTAATGCGGGAGTCGCGTGGCTCAAACAGGCAGCCGTTGATGGAGAAGAGTGGACAGGGGGACGTCGTACGCCCGGAGGCAGGCATCTGGTGGCGCAAGCCGGAGCAGGGCCAATCTGGGCGCGCTACTACAGCCTTACTACGGGCAAGTCTATCTTCGGTGACCGCGATAAGACCATCCACGACAATGTCAACGAACTCTCTCTTGAGCGCCGCAATGGCTACTCCTGGTTCAGCGCTGGTCCTGAACAGGCCATCGAAACGTATACCGCCTGGAGGAAATCACACAGCTAA
- a CDS encoding YpdA family putative bacillithiol disulfide reductase — translation MSNSAGTEMVDLLVIGAGPTGLACAIEAQRAGFSTLLVDKGCLCNSLFHYPANMVFFTTPELLEIGDMPFSSPNQKPNRSEALEYYRKVADHYRLDIRQYENVERVTGSEGDFTVHTTDRFGRALEHHARRLVVATGYYDLPNYLGIPGEDLNKVRHYYDEPHPFYGLDVLVIGGKNSAAIAALDLWRHGAHVTLVHRGPEMHRHVKYWILPDINNRIKNGEIKAYFNSTVAHISEDEVALSTPEGPKTLKNHFVFALTGYHPDFTFIEQLGIKLDEGNDRRPICDPVTLESNVPGIYLAGVIVAGERTNEIFIENGRFHGQAIANALLAKRSERALT, via the coding sequence ATGAGCAATAGCGCAGGCACAGAGATGGTCGATCTGCTTGTGATTGGCGCAGGGCCTACCGGGTTGGCCTGCGCGATCGAGGCGCAGCGTGCGGGCTTCTCAACCCTTCTCGTGGATAAGGGTTGTCTCTGCAACTCGCTCTTTCACTATCCCGCAAACATGGTCTTCTTCACGACGCCGGAGTTGCTCGAAATCGGCGACATGCCTTTCTCCAGCCCAAATCAGAAACCCAACCGCAGTGAGGCGCTTGAGTACTACCGCAAAGTCGCCGACCATTATCGCCTCGACATTCGCCAGTATGAGAACGTCGAACGCGTCACGGGCAGCGAGGGCGATTTCACCGTCCACACGACCGACCGCTTCGGCCGCGCACTCGAACACCATGCCCGCAGACTCGTCGTGGCAACTGGCTATTACGACCTGCCCAACTACCTCGGCATCCCTGGCGAAGACCTGAACAAGGTGCGCCACTACTACGACGAGCCACATCCCTTCTACGGACTCGACGTGCTGGTTATCGGCGGCAAGAACTCGGCGGCGATTGCGGCTCTCGATCTGTGGCGGCACGGCGCGCATGTAACCCTCGTGCATCGCGGGCCTGAGATGCACAGGCACGTGAAGTACTGGATCTTGCCCGACATCAACAACCGCATCAAAAACGGCGAGATCAAGGCGTACTTCAACAGCACCGTCGCACACATCTCTGAAGATGAAGTTGCCTTGTCCACACCTGAAGGCCCCAAAACGCTCAAGAACCACTTCGTCTTCGCGCTGACGGGATATCACCCGGACTTCACCTTCATCGAACAGCTTGGGATAAAGCTGGATGAAGGCAATGACCGCCGCCCTATCTGCGACCCGGTGACCTTAGAGAGCAACGTGCCGGGCATTTATCTGGCCGGTGTCATCGTTGCAGGCGAGCGGACGAACGAGATCTTCATCGAAAACGGCCGCTTTCACGGACAAGCCATCGCCAACGCACTTCTCGCAAAACGTTCAGAGCGGGCTCTGACCTGA